One part of the Polyangiaceae bacterium genome encodes these proteins:
- a CDS encoding four helix bundle protein, translating to MSLRIQTIALEVISLLRPLMPRLRRFDSSLANQIARSASSIALNIGEGEHSSGGTRRQRYLSAAGSANETCSALKVALAWGYLQRQDCEVLFQRLDHILAVLWKLTRPA from the coding sequence ATGTCACTGCGAATTCAGACTATCGCACTCGAAGTCATCTCTCTCTTGCGTCCGCTGATGCCGAGGCTGCGGCGCTTCGATAGCTCACTTGCCAATCAAATCGCGCGCAGCGCTTCGAGCATTGCGCTGAACATCGGTGAAGGAGAGCACTCATCCGGAGGCACGCGGCGCCAGCGCTACTTGAGCGCCGCCGGCTCCGCGAATGAGACTTGCAGCGCGCTCAAGGTGGCGCTTGCCTGGGGTTACTTGCAGCGCCAGGACTGTGAGGTGCTGTTTCAACGCCTCGACCATATCCTCGCGGTACTCTGGAAGCTCACGCGGCCAGCGTAG
- a CDS encoding ABC transporter permease, whose amino-acid sequence MKRRRPLEFLPLALLVVCVSGIVFGVGGEPARLHLSQSWSAPSSEHWLGFGDAGVDLGLLAAHATFRALVLAAIVACFGFVTGTALGASTGLRGGAVERWTLRACDLVQSFPTFLLALAVLSAVRVPSRTHIGVVFCISAWAPFARLALAQTRTLRESQFVEAARALGSSSFRVVFRHVVPNLLGPVAVQLGTAAAGVVIGETALGFVGLGPPDGVSLGSLLEQGTLGMLRAPHVLAVGALSVLCVSGSLQLASEGLRRRINQGL is encoded by the coding sequence GTGAAACGACGGCGTCCGCTGGAGTTTTTGCCCCTCGCGCTGCTTGTGGTCTGTGTGAGCGGTATCGTATTCGGCGTGGGTGGGGAGCCGGCGCGCCTGCATTTGAGCCAGAGCTGGTCAGCGCCGAGCAGTGAGCACTGGCTCGGCTTCGGCGATGCGGGGGTCGACTTGGGGCTCCTGGCCGCCCATGCGACCTTTCGCGCGCTGGTGCTAGCTGCCATCGTGGCTTGCTTCGGCTTCGTCACCGGCACGGCGCTGGGTGCGAGCACGGGCCTGCGCGGCGGTGCCGTGGAGCGCTGGACGCTCCGCGCTTGCGATCTCGTGCAGTCTTTTCCCACCTTCCTCTTGGCTCTGGCGGTGCTCTCCGCGGTGCGCGTGCCGTCTCGCACACACATCGGGGTGGTCTTCTGTATCTCTGCTTGGGCTCCCTTTGCACGTCTGGCGCTCGCCCAGACGCGGACCCTGCGCGAGTCCCAGTTCGTGGAGGCGGCGCGCGCGCTTGGTTCGTCGAGTTTCCGTGTGGTTTTCCGCCACGTGGTCCCCAATCTGCTTGGTCCGGTCGCCGTGCAGCTCGGCACCGCCGCCGCCGGAGTCGTGATCGGGGAGACGGCGCTCGGCTTCGTTGGCCTCGGTCCTCCGGATGGCGTGAGCCTGGGTAGCCTGCTCGAGCAGGGCACCTTGGGCATGCTGAGGGCGCCTCATGTGTTGGCGGTGGGAGCGTTGAGCGTGCTGTGCGTGAGCGGCTCCCTCCAGCTGGCGAGCGAGGGCCTACGCCGACGCATCAACCAAGGGCTTTGA
- a CDS encoding HEAT repeat domain-containing protein, giving the protein MLGFRPLPRTLNAAVRDARGASRDLVRIEATRDLARYAASEDPEERERSTLALIEGLSDKVAAVRGESALALADAKAEGARDALLELVRDSNQRVRQMALVALGELAEPGDTAVAKELRRAFSSDSPELRYQAVIALARVVPDDEAPLVCCLTDDDPQIRYIALRLCEERYDERELPHQIALRAERALKDDDLHVRVAAAIWLCKRGEAAAERVLVEALNSFSSKLSPEDEIAAVDAAGTKRLEAARPGLERRAFGLFGGPAVWQARVGLALMGDGRAKERLLRGLKSWNRDTRTHAVVAIGRARLEEARAQLESLKSSGTVEAATVDDALREIAQGDLE; this is encoded by the coding sequence GTGCTCGGATTCCGCCCGCTTCCCAGAACGCTGAACGCCGCGGTTCGCGACGCGCGAGGCGCGAGCCGAGATCTGGTCAGGATTGAAGCGACCCGAGACCTGGCGCGCTACGCTGCCTCGGAAGATCCAGAGGAGCGCGAGCGCAGCACCCTGGCCCTGATCGAAGGGCTGAGCGACAAGGTCGCGGCGGTGCGCGGTGAGTCGGCGCTCGCGCTGGCCGATGCAAAGGCGGAAGGCGCTCGGGACGCGTTGCTCGAGTTGGTGCGGGACAGCAATCAACGCGTGCGACAGATGGCGCTGGTCGCGTTGGGAGAGCTCGCAGAGCCAGGTGATACAGCGGTGGCCAAGGAGCTGCGTCGAGCGTTCTCGAGTGACTCCCCGGAGCTGCGCTACCAAGCGGTGATCGCCCTCGCGCGCGTCGTGCCCGATGACGAAGCACCGCTGGTGTGTTGCCTCACGGATGACGACCCGCAGATCCGCTATATCGCCCTGCGGTTGTGCGAAGAACGCTACGATGAGCGCGAGTTGCCCCATCAGATCGCGCTCAGGGCCGAACGCGCGCTGAAGGACGACGACCTCCACGTGCGGGTCGCTGCGGCGATCTGGCTCTGCAAGCGCGGCGAAGCCGCTGCGGAGCGCGTGCTGGTCGAGGCGCTGAACAGCTTCAGCTCGAAGCTCTCTCCGGAGGACGAGATCGCGGCGGTCGACGCCGCTGGTACGAAGCGCCTCGAGGCTGCGCGCCCGGGCCTCGAACGGCGAGCATTCGGGCTCTTTGGCGGCCCAGCGGTTTGGCAGGCGCGCGTCGGTTTGGCGCTGATGGGTGATGGCAGAGCCAAGGAACGGCTGCTTCGAGGCCTCAAGTCGTGGAACCGAGACACCCGCACTCATGCCGTGGTGGCGATCGGTCGGGCGCGCCTCGAAGAGGCCCGGGCTCAGCTGGAGAGCTTGAAATCCAGCGGAACCGTCGAAGCCGCGACCGTGGACGACGCGCTCAGAGAAATCGCTCAGGGTGATCTCGAGTGA
- the lpdA gene encoding dihydrolipoyl dehydrogenase: protein MTDAAKEFDVIVIGGGPGGYPCAIRLGQLGLNVACVEEEEYGGVCLNWGCVPSKALIANAHLYEKALAGAEVGIKVSGVELDVNTMQDWKNGIVKKLTGGVRGLLKANKATAIGGTARITSKNTVEVTSSGGKQTLTAKKAIVVATGSATIQIPGFEFDGKQIIGAREAVSLREIPKRLVVIGGGVIGCELGMVYQKFGAELTIVELTPSILPGTDPECTKVVERKIKKHGGKVLTGVKAEGFTRRADGTIEVKVSGEGGIQELLECDTVLVAVGMRPRSKGIGLEELGVQIDKRGFVMTNDVCQTNVEGIYAIGDVSGPPMLAHKATKEGEVCAEVIAGKRAGKDWVTVPSIIFTDPEIASVGLTEAEAKEQGLKVKAGKFPFAALARAMSIRETDGFTKVVLDEDTGRVVGIHICGPNASDLISEGALALEMVATAEDMGLTIHPHPTLGEAMMEAAQAALGHAIHIVNR from the coding sequence ATGACTGACGCGGCGAAAGAGTTCGACGTAATCGTGATCGGCGGCGGCCCGGGTGGTTACCCGTGTGCGATTCGTTTGGGCCAGCTTGGGCTCAACGTGGCCTGCGTCGAAGAGGAAGAGTACGGCGGCGTGTGCCTGAACTGGGGCTGCGTGCCGAGCAAGGCGCTGATCGCGAACGCGCACCTCTACGAGAAGGCGCTCGCTGGCGCCGAGGTCGGCATCAAGGTGAGCGGCGTCGAGCTCGACGTGAACACGATGCAAGACTGGAAGAATGGCATCGTCAAGAAGCTCACCGGCGGCGTGCGCGGGTTGCTCAAAGCCAACAAGGCAACAGCCATCGGCGGTACCGCGCGGATCACGTCGAAGAACACCGTCGAGGTCACGAGCTCCGGTGGCAAGCAGACCCTCACGGCCAAAAAAGCCATCGTGGTCGCCACCGGCTCCGCCACGATTCAGATCCCCGGCTTCGAGTTCGACGGCAAGCAGATCATCGGTGCCCGCGAGGCCGTCAGCCTGCGGGAGATCCCGAAGCGGCTAGTCGTGATCGGCGGCGGCGTGATCGGCTGCGAGCTTGGCATGGTCTACCAGAAGTTCGGCGCCGAGCTGACCATCGTGGAGCTGACCCCGAGCATCCTTCCGGGTACCGACCCCGAGTGCACCAAGGTGGTCGAACGCAAGATCAAGAAGCACGGCGGCAAGGTGCTGACAGGCGTCAAGGCAGAGGGCTTCACCCGCCGCGCCGACGGCACGATTGAAGTCAAGGTGAGTGGCGAGGGTGGCATTCAAGAGCTGCTGGAGTGCGACACCGTGCTCGTTGCCGTGGGGATGCGCCCGCGCTCGAAGGGCATCGGTCTCGAGGAGCTAGGCGTCCAGATCGACAAGCGCGGCTTCGTGATGACCAATGACGTGTGCCAGACGAACGTCGAGGGGATCTACGCCATCGGCGATGTGAGCGGCCCGCCCATGCTCGCGCACAAGGCCACCAAGGAGGGCGAGGTTTGCGCCGAGGTCATCGCGGGCAAGCGCGCTGGCAAGGACTGGGTGACCGTTCCGTCGATCATCTTCACGGACCCCGAGATCGCGAGCGTCGGACTTACCGAAGCCGAGGCCAAGGAGCAGGGGCTGAAGGTCAAGGCCGGCAAGTTCCCGTTCGCCGCCCTGGCTCGGGCGATGAGCATCCGGGAGACCGACGGCTTCACCAAGGTGGTGCTGGACGAAGATACGGGGCGGGTCGTGGGGATCCACATCTGTGGGCCCAACGCCAGCGATCTCATCAGCGAAGGCGCGCTAGCCTTGGAGATGGTGGCGACCGCCGAGGACATGGGCCTGACGATTCATCCTCACCCGACCCTCGGCGAAGCCATGATGGAAGCCGCCCAGGCGGCGCTCGGCCACGCGATCCACATCGTCAACCGCTGA
- the tmk gene encoding dTMP kinase, producing the protein MVLEGIDGSGSTTHTKLLSKALRKDGQDVRTSCEPTSGPVGGLIRQVLQRRLMVADGDTVRPFAWSTMALLFAADRLDHLDSLILPALQDGAIVISDRYDLSSLAYQSATAPGGAEVVPWIRELNARAMRPDLTIVLDVSAEVAEERRGRRGGAEELFEKREIQARLARLYLEAEALLPGDKLVHVAGDGAIDETAVLIRDVVRSELQI; encoded by the coding sequence ATCGTTCTCGAAGGTATCGACGGTAGCGGCAGCACCACCCACACCAAGTTGCTTTCCAAAGCCCTGCGGAAAGACGGGCAAGACGTGCGCACGAGCTGTGAGCCGACGAGCGGACCCGTCGGTGGCCTGATTCGGCAGGTGCTGCAGCGGCGGCTGATGGTGGCCGATGGCGACACCGTGCGTCCCTTCGCGTGGTCGACGATGGCGCTGCTCTTCGCGGCGGACCGCCTGGATCACCTGGACTCGTTGATCCTGCCGGCGCTCCAGGACGGTGCGATCGTCATCAGCGATCGCTACGACTTATCGAGCCTTGCGTATCAGTCGGCGACTGCTCCGGGCGGGGCCGAAGTCGTGCCCTGGATCCGCGAGCTGAATGCGCGCGCGATGCGTCCGGATCTCACGATTGTCCTCGATGTATCCGCCGAGGTCGCGGAAGAGCGTCGAGGGCGCCGGGGAGGCGCCGAAGAGCTCTTCGAGAAGCGCGAGATCCAGGCTCGCCTCGCTCGGCTGTACCTGGAAGCCGAGGCGCTCCTGCCAGGAGACAAGCTGGTGCACGTGGCGGGTGATGGCGCGATTGATGAGACGGCGGTGCTGATCCGGGACGTCGTTCGGAGCGAGCTGCAGATCTAG
- a CDS encoding PspA/IM30 family protein encodes MGIFDRMGKVISSNFNSLLDSADDPSKSVDLTLGEMRDQVRAARQEVVSSVAAEKQLRRKVEELDAEIAKWEKRAELAVKHSDDVLAREALVQKKRLSGERDRAEGLRAQQRTNALEMKAELERMEAKLEEVTAKKAQIVARAEQARAAQMGQASTKGGVGGGAFEEFRRMEDQLEAVEATVAAQREVEAALAPSLGPGGMTKDEVEAKFRALEAGTKSPSGGVTSEVDEELAQLKKRIRVDT; translated from the coding sequence ATGGGGATTTTCGACCGCATGGGGAAGGTGATCTCCAGCAACTTCAACTCGTTGCTGGATAGCGCCGACGACCCGTCCAAGTCCGTGGACCTCACGCTGGGCGAGATGCGCGACCAGGTGCGCGCGGCACGCCAAGAGGTGGTGAGCAGCGTCGCCGCCGAGAAGCAGCTGCGACGCAAGGTCGAAGAGTTGGACGCGGAGATCGCCAAGTGGGAGAAGCGCGCTGAGCTTGCGGTGAAGCACTCCGATGACGTCCTGGCGCGTGAGGCGCTGGTGCAGAAGAAGCGCCTCTCGGGAGAGCGTGATCGCGCCGAGGGGCTGCGCGCTCAGCAGCGCACCAACGCCCTCGAGATGAAGGCGGAGCTCGAGCGCATGGAAGCCAAGCTCGAAGAGGTCACTGCGAAGAAGGCGCAGATCGTCGCCCGCGCCGAGCAAGCTCGCGCAGCGCAGATGGGTCAGGCGTCGACCAAGGGCGGCGTCGGCGGTGGGGCGTTCGAAGAGTTCCGCCGCATGGAGGATCAACTCGAGGCGGTTGAAGCCACCGTCGCGGCCCAGCGCGAAGTGGAGGCTGCGTTGGCGCCCAGCCTGGGCCCCGGTGGCATGACCAAAGACGAAGTGGAGGCGAAGTTCCGGGCGCTCGAAGCCGGCACCAAGTCTCCGAGTGGCGGCGTGACGAGCGAGGTCGATGAAGAGCTCGCGCAGCTCAAGAAGCGTATTCGCGTGGATACATGA
- the pdhA gene encoding pyruvate dehydrogenase (acetyl-transferring) E1 component subunit alpha yields the protein MTTNPALGLFRVLEDDGTVRAEPSLSQEQLLGMYRHMRNIRSMETRMVMLQRQGRIGFYGSCAGQEAPPIATAFATDPKDWVFPALRESAIMLVRGFPLVKYLAQVYGNSLDVLKGRQMPSHMSAREVNQVSWSSCIGPQIPQAMGAAWAAKIKGDPVVAVGFMGDGATSQPDFHNALNFAGVFKVPAVMICQNNHWSISVPTERQTASQTIAVKAQAYGLPGVRVDGNDILACYQVIHEAVERARSGGGPTFVECVTYRMGAHSTSDDPTRYRSDEEVAEWAKKDPVERLRRYLVGRGLVDDAFDQRLEQEFGAELSAAIEQVEAAGPPDPETIFEDVYASRPWHLEEQLEELRAAGPAPKQH from the coding sequence ATGACCACGAATCCTGCTCTGGGTCTGTTTCGTGTGCTGGAAGATGACGGCACGGTTCGCGCTGAGCCCAGCCTGAGCCAGGAGCAGCTGCTCGGGATGTACCGTCACATGCGCAACATTCGCAGCATGGAGACGCGCATGGTGATGCTGCAGCGCCAAGGGCGTATCGGCTTCTATGGCTCGTGCGCCGGTCAAGAGGCACCGCCCATCGCCACCGCGTTTGCTACGGACCCCAAGGACTGGGTGTTCCCTGCGCTGCGTGAGAGCGCGATCATGCTGGTGAGGGGATTTCCGCTCGTAAAATACTTGGCGCAGGTCTACGGCAACTCCCTCGATGTGCTCAAGGGCCGGCAGATGCCGAGTCATATGAGCGCGCGTGAGGTGAATCAGGTGTCGTGGTCGAGTTGCATCGGTCCGCAGATCCCCCAGGCGATGGGCGCGGCGTGGGCAGCGAAGATCAAAGGCGACCCCGTCGTTGCCGTGGGGTTCATGGGAGACGGCGCGACGAGTCAGCCGGACTTCCACAACGCGCTGAACTTTGCCGGCGTTTTCAAGGTGCCCGCGGTGATGATCTGCCAGAACAACCACTGGTCGATCAGCGTGCCGACAGAGCGGCAGACGGCGAGCCAGACCATCGCGGTGAAGGCGCAGGCTTACGGCCTGCCCGGCGTGCGCGTCGACGGAAACGACATCCTCGCTTGCTATCAGGTGATCCACGAGGCGGTGGAGCGCGCTCGAAGTGGCGGCGGACCGACGTTCGTCGAGTGCGTCACCTATCGCATGGGCGCGCACTCCACGAGCGACGACCCAACGCGCTATCGGTCCGACGAAGAGGTCGCGGAGTGGGCGAAGAAGGATCCCGTCGAGCGCCTGCGTCGCTATTTGGTGGGCCGCGGCTTGGTCGACGACGCGTTTGATCAGCGCTTGGAGCAGGAGTTCGGAGCGGAGCTCTCAGCGGCGATTGAGCAGGTGGAAGCCGCAGGTCCGCCGGACCCCGAGACGATCTTCGAGGACGTGTACGCGTCGCGCCCGTGGCACCTCGAAGAGCAGCTCGAGGAGCTGCGCGCGGCCGGTCCCGCGCCGAAGCAGCACTGA
- a CDS encoding pantoate--beta-alanine ligase translates to MTIKVIHGIDEFRAACDDVRRGGRLGLVPTMGALHRGHLRLVERARELADVVAVTIFVNPTQFGQNEDLDRYPRDLAGDVAKCESAGASLVFAPEVTAMYPAGERTRVRVSGLTEALCGRSRPVHFEGVTTIVTKLFAVAGPCTAVFGRKDYQQLKVIERMTRDLLLPVRVVGERTVREPDGLALSSRNAYLSEEQRESALGIARGLSRAVRAHQRGERSVGVLVDMVEGSIADSGLEQDYVTLADADTIAPLSVKESCGDRAVLAVAAKCGQTRLIDNAVLGEDPAPIAEEA, encoded by the coding sequence ATGACGATCAAGGTAATCCACGGGATCGATGAGTTCCGCGCCGCATGTGATGACGTGCGGCGCGGCGGGCGCCTCGGACTCGTGCCGACGATGGGCGCCCTCCACCGTGGTCACTTGCGCCTGGTGGAGCGCGCGCGAGAACTCGCGGATGTGGTGGCCGTCACGATCTTCGTCAACCCCACGCAGTTCGGCCAGAACGAAGACCTCGACCGCTACCCCAGGGATCTAGCCGGGGACGTCGCGAAATGTGAGAGCGCCGGCGCGAGCTTGGTATTCGCGCCTGAAGTCACAGCGATGTATCCAGCGGGGGAGCGCACCCGCGTTCGCGTCAGTGGCCTCACCGAGGCGCTGTGTGGACGCTCGCGTCCGGTCCACTTCGAGGGCGTCACCACCATCGTGACCAAGCTGTTCGCGGTGGCCGGTCCCTGTACGGCCGTGTTTGGTCGCAAGGACTACCAGCAGCTGAAGGTGATCGAGCGCATGACTCGGGACTTGCTCCTCCCGGTGCGAGTCGTTGGCGAGCGCACGGTGCGGGAGCCAGATGGCCTGGCGCTTAGCTCACGCAACGCCTACCTCAGCGAAGAACAGCGCGAGTCTGCGCTTGGCATCGCGCGCGGCCTGTCGCGCGCGGTGCGAGCGCACCAGCGCGGAGAGCGCAGCGTGGGCGTGCTGGTGGACATGGTCGAGGGAAGCATTGCGGACTCGGGTCTAGAGCAAGACTACGTGACCCTGGCGGACGCAGACACGATCGCGCCGCTTTCCGTCAAGGAATCGTGCGGGGATCGCGCCGTCTTGGCGGTCGCGGCAAAGTGCGGTCAGACTCGCCTGATCGACAACGCGGTGTTGGGTGAAGACCCGGCGCCGATCGCGGAGGAAGCTTGA
- a CDS encoding Uma2 family endonuclease, protein MTALPLATYADVLAAPSHSVAELVGGTLVTSARPAAAQAHAAGVLRMDLGSAFQRARGGPGGWWLLHGAEFHFDEDVVVPDIAGWRRERMPVPPNVPYFTLEPDWLCEVLSPSTEAFDRTDKLAVYSRAGVSWVWLVNPIQRTLEILKLSGSRWELYATHKEAERIRAEPFDAIELELNDLWLPRK, encoded by the coding sequence ATGACCGCGCTCCCGCTCGCGACGTACGCAGACGTGCTGGCTGCTCCGTCACATTCTGTTGCGGAGCTGGTCGGTGGCACGTTGGTGACGTCGGCGCGCCCGGCTGCAGCTCAGGCCCACGCCGCGGGCGTGCTGAGGATGGATCTTGGCTCGGCTTTCCAGCGCGCGCGCGGCGGTCCCGGAGGTTGGTGGCTTCTCCACGGAGCCGAGTTCCACTTCGACGAGGACGTGGTGGTGCCCGACATCGCTGGCTGGCGCCGCGAGCGCATGCCAGTTCCCCCAAACGTTCCGTACTTCACGCTGGAGCCGGACTGGTTGTGCGAGGTGCTCTCCCCCTCAACCGAGGCCTTCGACCGCACCGACAAGCTTGCCGTGTACTCACGTGCAGGTGTTAGCTGGGTTTGGTTGGTCAACCCAATCCAGCGCACGCTCGAGATCCTCAAGCTCTCGGGTAGTCGCTGGGAGCTCTACGCGACACACAAGGAGGCTGAGCGTATCCGTGCGGAGCCGTTCGACGCCATCGAGCTCGAGCTGAACGACCTCTGGCTGCCTCGAAAGTGA
- a CDS encoding ABC transporter permease → MAVALVAARTLGRGLGALGVLLVLASLVFLALRLLPGDPAALILGDTASAADRAALRGKLGLDLPLWRQYLEFVWGLLRLDLGDSLARPGVPAFSEVGRALGPTAALAGTAVGMGSVLGTGAALLSVGPWLGRGREWVHRGVLLVAATPLLAFAPLVTFVLAVRLRWVPLPGDPGSGASGLLFASGLLALPLAAQVARIGRAALLDQARAKYLDVAHAKGASPWRVWVVHALPVASTPISVVVAAQLGALLGGAVVLERLFERPGLGSLMLNAYAARDIPVLEASVVAAGLLFVIAQSAAGLLQAAVDPRGRT, encoded by the coding sequence ATGGCCGTCGCGCTAGTCGCCGCCCGAACGTTGGGGCGAGGGCTGGGAGCGCTCGGAGTGCTCCTCGTCCTGGCCTCTCTCGTGTTCCTGGCGCTGCGGCTCTTGCCCGGTGATCCTGCGGCTTTGATCCTTGGGGATACGGCGAGCGCTGCGGACCGTGCAGCTCTGCGTGGCAAGCTTGGCCTCGACTTGCCGCTCTGGCGGCAGTACCTCGAGTTCGTGTGGGGCCTCTTGCGCCTCGATCTGGGTGACTCCCTCGCGCGGCCTGGCGTGCCAGCGTTCTCGGAGGTTGGGCGCGCCCTGGGGCCGACGGCTGCCCTCGCTGGCACGGCGGTGGGGATGGGCAGTGTGCTTGGCACCGGCGCGGCGTTGCTGAGCGTCGGGCCCTGGTTGGGGCGCGGACGGGAGTGGGTGCATCGTGGAGTGCTCTTGGTAGCCGCCACGCCGCTGTTGGCGTTTGCGCCGCTCGTCACGTTCGTGCTTGCCGTGCGGTTACGCTGGGTGCCGTTGCCCGGCGACCCCGGAAGCGGGGCTTCCGGATTGCTGTTTGCGAGCGGACTCCTCGCGCTGCCACTGGCGGCTCAGGTGGCAAGGATTGGGCGCGCTGCGCTGCTCGACCAGGCGCGCGCGAAGTACCTCGATGTGGCTCACGCCAAGGGCGCTTCGCCGTGGCGCGTCTGGGTGGTGCACGCGCTGCCGGTCGCGTCGACGCCGATTTCCGTGGTCGTGGCCGCCCAGCTTGGCGCGCTGCTCGGTGGAGCCGTGGTGCTCGAGCGCCTGTTCGAGCGCCCAGGCCTTGGGAGCTTGATGCTCAACGCGTACGCGGCGCGGGACATCCCGGTGCTCGAAGCCTCGGTGGTCGCGGCGGGTCTACTGTTCGTCATCGCACAGTCCGCTGCCGGCTTGCTTCAAGCCGCAGTGGATCCGCGGGGAAGAACGTGA
- a CDS encoding four helix bundle protein, with protein sequence MLRIYPVLLELIHSLGPLIGQLERRDPDLARQCRRALSSAPLNVAEGSYSQGRNRVARYHTALGSLREAQACFETATAFGYMPPLSAELRASFDHVLGTLVRLVGRR encoded by the coding sequence ATGCTACGTATCTATCCCGTGTTGCTCGAGTTGATTCACTCACTCGGCCCACTCATTGGTCAGCTCGAGCGGCGCGACCCCGATCTGGCTCGCCAGTGCAGGCGGGCCCTCTCAAGCGCGCCCCTCAACGTGGCCGAAGGTAGCTACAGTCAAGGGCGCAATCGCGTGGCGCGCTACCACACGGCGCTAGGCTCCCTGCGTGAGGCCCAAGCGTGCTTCGAGACCGCTACAGCGTTCGGCTATATGCCGCCGCTCAGCGCCGAGCTTCGTGCCAGCTTCGACCACGTGCTGGGCACTCTGGTGCGCCTCGTCGGCCGGCGCTAG
- a CDS encoding YfhL family 4Fe-4S dicluster ferredoxin, with the protein MATHITEDCINCGACEPECPNEAISEGDEIYVIDPELCTECVGFYDHEACQAVCPVECCLPDPNRREDEGELAQRALRLHPEDGELKGRVDSGEFPSRFRKTA; encoded by the coding sequence ATGGCTACTCACATCACCGAAGACTGCATCAACTGCGGCGCCTGCGAGCCCGAGTGCCCCAACGAGGCCATCTCCGAGGGCGACGAGATCTACGTCATCGATCCCGAGCTGTGCACCGAGTGCGTGGGTTTCTACGATCATGAGGCGTGTCAGGCGGTGTGCCCGGTGGAGTGCTGTTTGCCCGACCCGAATCGTCGGGAGGACGAGGGTGAGCTGGCCCAGCGTGCGTTGCGCCTGCACCCCGAGGACGGCGAGCTCAAGGGACGCGTGGACTCTGGGGAGTTCCCGTCACGCTTCCGCAAGACCGCCTGA
- a CDS encoding VTT domain-containing protein, with product MHAPPSERTPHPRPPDDALDSYVRASLWKAFIALVIFVGAIGLASVLFKEQLSVAAHVLHRALGVPGLCLIVFVCDSLTAPFPPDVVLVIVAKSDLRSYAWSLVLLFGVVSAVAGNAGYWLGTRIQSWPRVARVLVRAGAKPQALVERYGRSAVALAALTPIPFSITCILAGLLGMPHSRFWPVTLLRIPRFLLYFALIYWF from the coding sequence GTGCACGCGCCGCCCTCTGAGCGCACCCCTCACCCCCGACCGCCAGACGACGCCCTGGACAGCTACGTCCGCGCGAGCCTGTGGAAGGCGTTCATCGCGCTGGTGATCTTCGTTGGGGCGATTGGTCTCGCCAGCGTGCTCTTCAAGGAGCAACTCAGCGTCGCGGCCCATGTGCTGCACCGCGCGCTGGGTGTGCCGGGGCTATGCCTGATCGTCTTCGTCTGCGATTCCCTCACCGCGCCGTTTCCGCCGGACGTAGTGCTGGTCATCGTGGCGAAGAGCGATCTGCGGTCGTACGCTTGGAGCCTGGTGCTGCTGTTCGGCGTGGTGAGTGCGGTCGCAGGCAACGCCGGCTACTGGCTAGGCACTCGTATCCAGAGCTGGCCCCGCGTCGCTCGTGTGCTGGTGCGCGCGGGAGCCAAGCCCCAAGCCTTGGTGGAGCGCTACGGCAGAAGCGCCGTCGCCCTGGCCGCCCTCACCCCCATCCCGTTCTCCATCACCTGCATTTTGGCTGGACTACTGGGGATGCCGCACTCGCGCTTCTGGCCGGTGACCCTGCTGCGGATCCCGCGCTTTTTGCTCTACTTCGCGCTCATCTACTGGTTCTAA